A genomic region of Dreissena polymorpha isolate Duluth1 chromosome 4, UMN_Dpol_1.0, whole genome shotgun sequence contains the following coding sequences:
- the LOC127878484 gene encoding uncharacterized protein LOC127878484 — MDGNSSELQDLTHRLYVRARTYWMEVSTEKSNIMGNSTTNNSANIAINGEKLEEVTRFKYFGETLSKNSNSNSLVRIRIPMATAAMARLSRLCTSSSIRFNTKFRLYKSLVVPIRLYSCETWHGRFTRTHNSG; from the coding sequence ATGGATGGTAacagcagtgaacttcaagatctcacccaCAGACTCTATGTTAGAGCAAGAACATActggatggaggtcagcacggagaagtcgaatATCATGGGGAATAGCACGACCAACAACAGTGCAAACATCGCCATAaacggcgagaagctagaagaagtgaccagATTCAAGTACTTTGGCGAAACCCTGTCCAAGAATAGTAACAGTAACTCTTTGGTCCGAATAAGAATTCCCATGGCGACTGCAGCGATGGCCAGATTGAGCAGGTTGTGTACAAGCAGTTCCATCCGCTTCAACACCAAGTTCAGGCTCTACAAATCCCTTGTAGTCCCCATCCGACTCTACAGCTGCGAAACATGGcatggacgcttcacgcggacacatAACTCAGGTTAa